The region TTCGAATGTGACTGGGATTTTGAGTGACTACCGCAAAATTTACACTCTTGTAAAATCTTATGGTGGCATTGTGGCATATGATGCGGCAAGTTTTAGTGCGTATGCAAACATAGATTGCGACTACTTTGACGCACTTTTTCTCTCGCCGCATAAGCTACTTGGCGGAGTAGGGAGTTGTGGGTTACTTGCTATAAAAAAGGTGCTTGCAAATGCTGATGAGCCAACCTTTGCTGGCGGGGGAACGGTAAGTTATGTCAGTAAAAATTATGTGGTATTTGCCAAAGATAGCGAACAGCTAGAAGAGGCTGGTACTCCACCTATTTTAGGCCTTATAAGGGCAAATTTAGCTTACAAACTAAGAAATGAAATAGGTTTTGAGACTATATATGAAAACGAAAGTGAGCTTGGAGTCTATTTTGAAGAGAGAATGGCTGAAATTCCTGAGCTTACATGCTACTGCTCAAATAGTTTAAAGCATCTGCCGATATTTGCTTTTAATGTAACTGGCGTTTCACCTTATGAACTAGCTAAGGTTTTAAGCAGGGAGTTTGGCATACAAACGCGTGCGGGATGCTCTTGTGCTGGACCATATGGACATGATTTGCTTCATCTAAAAGAAGATGCGCTCTTTACACATAAGCCTGGCTGGGTGAGGGCTGGCTTTCACTACACTCACACGCTAAAAGATGTGGACTATCTTATAGAGGCGATTAAGAGTAGCATCAAAAAGTATTCAGATAGTTGGAGAGTGGCTGATCCTTTTAGTGTTAGTGAAATTTCTGGTTGTATAGGAGAG is a window of Campylobacter concisus DNA encoding:
- a CDS encoding aminotransferase class V-fold PLP-dependent enzyme, which gives rise to MVNLEHIRKNIILKNGIHYFDFTASGLAYKPIEDEIIKVLETYANTHSISSSNAFKTAEIYENSRRELKYFLDLDDSFYLFACGSGATSAIKKFQEILGIYAPPALKKRYKLKPDENSPLVVLGPYEHHSNEVSFRQALCEVERIRLDKNGGIDFNHLEQILKINVGREIIASFSVASNVTGILSDYRKIYTLVKSYGGIVAYDAASFSAYANIDCDYFDALFLSPHKLLGGVGSCGLLAIKKVLANADEPTFAGGGTVSYVSKNYVVFAKDSEQLEEAGTPPILGLIRANLAYKLRNEIGFETIYENESELGVYFEERMAEIPELTCYCSNSLKHLPIFAFNVTGVSPYELAKVLSREFGIQTRAGCSCAGPYGHDLLHLKEDALFTHKPGWVRAGFHYTHTLKDVDYLIEAIKSSIKKYSDSWRVADPFSVSEISGCIGER